From Bacillus basilensis, a single genomic window includes:
- a CDS encoding DoxX family membrane protein, with the protein MVINFLRTDKRAAFILLFLRLYIGYAWLAAGIGKVFGQSFDASGFLKGAIAQASGDHPAVQGWWADFLQHFVLPNADLFSFLVQWGEILVGLGLILGGLTKTAAFFGIIMNLSFLLSGTVSINPNLLILTMFILVAGQNAGRIGLDGYVFPKLFRKNNHETYKLSKTA; encoded by the coding sequence ATGGTTATCAATTTTTTAAGAACTGATAAACGTGCTGCTTTCATATTATTATTTTTACGGCTTTACATAGGATATGCATGGCTTGCTGCTGGGATAGGTAAAGTTTTCGGACAATCCTTTGACGCAAGTGGTTTTCTAAAGGGCGCTATTGCTCAGGCGTCAGGTGATCACCCTGCTGTGCAAGGTTGGTGGGCAGATTTCCTTCAACACTTTGTTCTTCCAAATGCAGACCTATTTAGCTTTTTAGTTCAATGGGGCGAAATTTTAGTAGGTCTAGGTTTGATTTTAGGCGGATTAACAAAAACAGCTGCATTTTTCGGAATCATAATGAACCTTTCATTTTTATTAAGCGGAACTGTTAGTATAAATCCAAACCTGCTTATTTTAACTATGTTCATTTTAGTTGCAGGACAGAATGCTGGACGTATTGGATTAGATGGCTATGTTTTCCCTAAACTTTTCCGTAAAAACAACCATGAAACATATAAATTAAGTAAAACTGCGTAG
- a CDS encoding DUF5068 domain-containing protein: protein MSKKLLSLFSVVIVAAFVITGCGQSDTTNKEQKENKTEKTDTTKEKKTEEKKSEDKKTEDKKTENTATSSSDYSKLISYMEKETGGKTKVLFENKEPQVYKAEDVSVLMNSYTLVELNGLHTDFNIPFNRQTEGGVILVNYSVKNSSAKDIYYMPALDISFTGAQKVYSNYRDLIPKEDQLPTKLAPTNDYLVKAGETISGYIAYPFGKDDLEKISSLSTVSVNVPTAQANKGKFDAPIGSPGNFSLSLNKQGSEKVAADKTFYQDKATANNMGDKKMLKEKSSINNSQELGAVNVTLDGYQFTQFTPNSVEAPRFANFKNGIVLLTVQFKLDNKDTQDVSLSPISSTLRVNDGTQYTINEGMLLNYDYNASVKTGTSGELLQVFILDQEQYEKIWKDKSFEIELGPMRNKEAKDISQGKKAKFTLPK, encoded by the coding sequence ATGTCAAAAAAATTACTTTCTTTATTTTCTGTAGTAATCGTAGCAGCTTTTGTAATAACTGGCTGTGGTCAAAGCGATACGACAAATAAAGAACAAAAAGAAAACAAAACAGAAAAAACGGATACAACGAAAGAAAAGAAAACTGAAGAAAAAAAATCCGAAGACAAGAAAACCGAAGATAAAAAGACGGAAAATACCGCTACTAGCTCCAGCGATTATTCTAAACTGATTTCCTACATGGAAAAAGAAACAGGCGGGAAAACAAAAGTTCTTTTTGAAAATAAGGAACCACAAGTCTATAAAGCTGAAGATGTTTCAGTATTAATGAATAGTTATACATTAGTTGAATTAAATGGATTACATACGGACTTTAACATTCCATTTAACCGTCAAACAGAGGGCGGAGTTATTCTTGTGAACTATAGCGTAAAAAATAGTTCAGCTAAAGATATCTATTATATGCCAGCATTAGACATATCGTTTACTGGTGCACAGAAAGTATATAGTAACTATAGAGATTTAATTCCAAAAGAAGATCAACTGCCAACTAAGCTTGCTCCAACGAATGATTACTTAGTAAAAGCAGGAGAAACTATTTCTGGTTATATCGCTTATCCATTCGGAAAAGATGATTTAGAAAAAATTTCTAGTCTCTCAACAGTCTCAGTCAATGTCCCGACCGCACAAGCTAATAAAGGGAAATTTGATGCCCCAATCGGAAGCCCTGGAAACTTTTCATTAAGTTTAAACAAACAAGGCTCTGAAAAAGTTGCAGCAGATAAAACTTTCTACCAAGATAAAGCTACAGCTAATAACATGGGCGATAAAAAAATGTTAAAAGAGAAATCAAGTATTAATAACAGCCAAGAATTAGGCGCTGTTAATGTTACATTAGATGGATACCAATTTACTCAATTCACACCAAATTCAGTTGAAGCTCCGCGCTTTGCAAATTTCAAAAATGGTATTGTTCTATTAACAGTACAATTCAAACTTGATAACAAAGATACACAAGACGTTTCACTATCTCCTATAAGCTCTACATTAAGAGTGAATGATGGTACACAATATACAATTAACGAAGGTATGCTACTAAATTACGACTATAACGCTTCAGTCAAAACGGGAACATCTGGAGAGTTACTGCAAGTATTTATTTTAGATCAAGAGCAGTATGAAAAGATTTGGAAAGACAAAAGCTTTGAGATTGAGTTAGGACCTATGAGAAATAAAGAAGCTAAAGATATTTCACAAGGTAAAAAAGCGAAATTTACATTACCTAAATAA
- a CDS encoding SDR family oxidoreductase gives MMNQLKNKVVVVTGVSRLDGIGAAICKELAEAGYDIFFTYWTAYDKEMPWGVDQSEQIQLKEELLKNGVKVSSMELDLTQNDAPKELINKVTEQLGYPHILINNAAYSTNNDFSNLTAEDLDKHYMVNVRATTLLSSQFARGFDKKSGGRIVNMTSGQFQGPMAGELAYATTKGAIDALTSTLSAEVAHLGITVNAINPGPTNTGWMNEEIKQGLKPMFPFGRIGEPKDAARLIKFLVSEEAEWITGQVIHSEGGFKR, from the coding sequence ATGATGAATCAATTAAAAAATAAAGTAGTGGTTGTTACAGGTGTAAGTCGTTTAGATGGTATAGGCGCAGCGATTTGTAAAGAATTAGCTGAAGCGGGATACGATATATTTTTTACATATTGGACAGCTTACGATAAAGAGATGCCTTGGGGCGTTGATCAAAGTGAACAAATACAATTAAAAGAAGAGTTGCTAAAAAACGGTGTGAAAGTATCGAGTATGGAGTTAGATTTAACTCAGAATGATGCACCGAAAGAGCTTATAAATAAAGTTACTGAACAACTAGGGTACCCTCATATATTAATTAATAATGCAGCGTATTCTACGAATAATGATTTCTCTAATTTGACTGCTGAAGATTTGGATAAGCATTACATGGTAAATGTTCGTGCTACAACATTGTTAAGTAGTCAATTTGCCCGAGGATTTGATAAGAAATCTGGTGGTAGAATTGTGAATATGACTTCGGGGCAATTTCAAGGGCCTATGGCAGGAGAACTTGCGTATGCAACAACGAAGGGAGCTATTGATGCTCTTACTAGTACGTTATCGGCGGAAGTGGCCCATTTAGGAATAACAGTGAATGCAATTAATCCAGGGCCAACTAACACAGGATGGATGAATGAAGAGATAAAGCAAGGATTAAAACCAATGTTTCCTTTTGGCAGAATTGGTGAGCCAAAGGATGCAGCAAGGCTCATTAAGTTTTTAGTAAGTGAAGAAGCAGAATGGATTACGGGGCAAGTTATTCATTCAGAAGGTGGATTCAAAAGATAA
- a CDS encoding methionine ABC transporter permease, whose protein sequence is MGNKSFLDEWGKVIWEATIQTFQMTSISLLISILIALPLGVTLVLTRPGGQRENKIIYPILNTIINIIRSLPFIILLFFILPFTKFLMGTSIGVQGVIVPLVVFTAPYIARLMETALLEVDRGVIEAYQAMGVSTIKIIWHVMVKEARPSLVLGLTIATIGLIGATAMAGLVGAGGLGDLAYRFGHLRYEPEVMYATVFILIILVQGLQSLGNGVARRLKKD, encoded by the coding sequence TGGGAAACAAGTCCTTTTTGGATGAATGGGGTAAAGTCATATGGGAAGCAACCATTCAAACATTTCAAATGACATCTATTTCGCTGTTAATTTCTATCCTTATTGCGTTACCACTTGGCGTCACACTTGTTTTAACAAGACCTGGTGGACAGCGCGAAAATAAAATCATCTACCCTATTCTAAATACAATTATTAACATCATTCGTTCTCTTCCATTTATCATTCTATTATTCTTCATTTTACCTTTTACAAAGTTTCTAATGGGGACCTCTATTGGTGTGCAAGGTGTGATTGTACCACTTGTCGTATTTACAGCTCCTTATATTGCACGTTTAATGGAAACGGCTTTATTAGAAGTAGACCGTGGTGTTATTGAAGCATATCAAGCAATGGGAGTCTCTACTATAAAAATCATTTGGCATGTCATGGTGAAAGAAGCGCGTCCCTCCCTTGTACTTGGATTAACAATTGCAACGATCGGCTTAATTGGCGCAACAGCAATGGCTGGTCTTGTAGGTGCTGGCGGGCTAGGGGACTTAGCATATCGCTTCGGACATTTACGCTATGAACCTGAAGTAATGTATGCAACCGTGTTTATTTTAATTATCCTCGTTCAAGGATTACAGTCTTTAGGAAATGGTGTCGCACGAAGATTGAAGAAAGATTAA